A single Natranaerobius thermophilus JW/NM-WN-LF DNA region contains:
- the nadD gene encoding nicotinate-nucleotide adenylyltransferase, whose product MENNTFNASRIAIMGGTFDPIHLGHLMVAEEARQKFSLDKVIFVPVGIPPHKSAENITPSYHRYMMTLLATNNHPHFFVSNFEIDRNQPSYSIETLRYFRDLYDSETSLYFITGTDTILDILTWKDYHELPQLCDFICATRPNFSVEELETRVYRYFPELKPHVHYLQIPLIEISSTEIRNKRFNEQDITFMVPETVENYILKENLFKGD is encoded by the coding sequence ATGGAAAATAATACTTTTAACGCAAGCAGGATTGCAATTATGGGTGGCACCTTTGACCCTATACATTTAGGTCATTTAATGGTAGCAGAAGAAGCACGTCAGAAGTTCTCTCTAGACAAGGTCATTTTTGTCCCTGTGGGTATACCTCCCCATAAATCTGCGGAAAATATCACGCCATCTTATCACAGATATATGATGACATTACTAGCGACAAATAATCATCCCCATTTTTTCGTTAGTAATTTTGAAATAGATCGAAATCAGCCCTCTTATTCCATTGAAACACTGAGATATTTTCGTGACTTATATGATAGTGAGACTTCTTTATACTTTATCACAGGGACTGATACTATTTTGGATATATTAACATGGAAAGATTATCATGAATTACCCCAGTTATGTGACTTTATTTGTGCAACCAGGCCAAATTTTTCTGTCGAAGAACTGGAAACCAGAGTATATCGCTATTTTCCTGAATTAAAACCCCATGTTCACTATCTCCAAATACCTTTAATAGAAATTTCTTCAACTGAAATCAGAAATAAAAGATTTAATGAACAAGATATTACCTTCATGGTGCCAGAAACTGTTGAAAATTATATTTTAAAAGAAAATTTATTTAAAGGGGACTGA
- the yqeK gene encoding bis(5'-nucleosyl)-tetraphosphatase (symmetrical) YqeK translates to MDYNSIYNYYNDQLQKILTPARYTHSMRVVQTSLKLAPKFDADYQKTALAALVHDRGKEIGVNQLIKIAEQAGLILDEAETSHPGLLHGPVGAYLLKQEGKINDEDILQAVRFHTTGRPGMSSIEKAVFLADLIEPGRDYPNVDILRKLSFNEPYLGLVKALDWTLEYLMRMGWVIHPLTVKTRNYYLQKRGTTRSLKI, encoded by the coding sequence ATGGACTATAATAGTATATACAATTATTATAATGATCAATTACAAAAAATACTGACACCTGCCAGGTATACCCACTCTATGAGAGTTGTTCAGACTTCCTTAAAATTAGCTCCTAAATTTGATGCAGATTATCAAAAAACTGCTTTGGCTGCTTTAGTTCACGACCGTGGTAAAGAGATCGGGGTTAACCAATTGATTAAAATTGCGGAACAAGCAGGGTTAATCTTAGATGAAGCAGAAACATCTCATCCGGGATTACTTCACGGACCAGTAGGCGCCTACCTCCTTAAACAAGAAGGTAAAATAAATGATGAAGACATTTTACAGGCTGTGCGCTTCCATACCACAGGACGGCCTGGCATGAGCTCGATAGAAAAAGCTGTTTTTTTAGCAGATTTGATAGAGCCAGGTCGTGACTATCCTAATGTGGATATATTGAGAAAACTCAGTTTTAATGAACCTTATCTAGGATTAGTAAAAGCCCTTGATTGGACCCTGGAATACCTAATGAGAATGGGCTGGGTAATTCATCCTTTAACAGTAAAGACTAGGAACTATTATCTCCAAAAAAGAGGCACTACCAGATCTCTAAAGATTTAG
- the rpmA gene encoding 50S ribosomal protein L27, translated as MELKMNLQLFAQKKGTGSSKNGRDSISKRLGVKRHGGQQVNAGNIIVRQRGTKFHPGENVGIGKDDTLFAKADGVVTFEQVGKKKKRVCVYPEPAMAE; from the coding sequence ATGGAATTAAAAATGAATCTACAGCTGTTTGCCCAGAAAAAAGGTACAGGCAGTTCCAAAAACGGTAGAGACAGTATTAGTAAACGTTTAGGAGTTAAAAGGCACGGAGGCCAACAAGTTAATGCCGGAAACATTATTGTGCGCCAGAGAGGTACTAAATTCCATCCTGGTGAAAATGTAGGGATTGGTAAAGACGACACATTGTTTGCTAAAGCGGATGGAGTAGTAACTTTCGAACAAGTTGGTAAAAAGAAGAAGCGGGTTTGTGTCTATCCGGAACCGGCTATGGCAGAATAA
- a CDS encoding ribosomal-processing cysteine protease Prp, translating into MIQVEVYRKKGKICGFKVEGHADYAREGEDIVCAAISALSLTGVFASEKLCNLSKQITQPEEGLLSLEMPTGLDEQQQQTYEIILETVIIGIYETAKNYPDYINIEDEGGEYSWN; encoded by the coding sequence ATGATACAGGTTGAAGTATATCGCAAAAAAGGTAAAATTTGTGGTTTTAAGGTTGAAGGACACGCAGATTATGCCCGGGAAGGTGAGGATATAGTTTGTGCAGCCATATCAGCACTTAGTCTGACAGGAGTTTTTGCCAGTGAAAAACTGTGTAATCTGAGCAAACAGATAACTCAACCTGAAGAGGGTCTATTGTCTTTAGAAATGCCTACCGGGTTAGATGAACAACAACAACAAACCTACGAAATTATTCTTGAGACTGTGATTATAGGTATTTATGAAACAGCTAAAAATTATCCGGATTACATTAATATAGAGGATGAAGGGGGGGAATACTCATGGAATTAA
- the obgE gene encoding GTPase ObgE, with protein sequence MFIDRAKIYVKGGDGGNGIVAFRREKYVPDGGPSGGDGGKGGNVILEVDPGLKSLMDYKYNIHIKGKRGEHGQGSNQHGKSGQDKVIKVPPGTVVKEATSGKVLADLVHEHDSYIAAEGGRGGRGNTRFANPKNKAPRFSEDGKPGEEKWIVLELKVMAEVGLIGYPNVGKSTLLSQVTKASPKIDSYHFTTLNPNLGVVELEEGSRFVMADIPGLIEGAHQGRGLGDQFLRHIERTKMLIHVIDIASIEGRDPVLDIETINEELKGYNSRVMDKPQVIAANKMDLGDQAEENLQRLLDKVNSDEILIPEQYKKIFPISAATGEGLRELLDFVAEKVAQLPDTHDTFDIDLELPESEENTDTEQEALFTMSQDDKIEEKPKSDFGIRKEGDIFIVKHEKLEKILNEIDVHTEKGRHYFQAKVDEFGLEEALVDKGIKPGDTVKIGNVEFEYQ encoded by the coding sequence ATGTTTATAGATCGAGCGAAAATATACGTAAAAGGTGGAGATGGAGGCAATGGTATAGTTGCTTTTAGGCGCGAAAAATACGTGCCTGATGGTGGTCCCAGTGGTGGAGATGGCGGCAAAGGTGGAAACGTAATTTTGGAAGTCGACCCAGGACTCAAATCTCTAATGGATTATAAGTATAACATCCATATCAAAGGGAAACGAGGAGAACATGGTCAAGGGAGCAATCAACACGGAAAATCTGGTCAGGATAAAGTGATTAAAGTACCACCGGGTACAGTAGTGAAAGAGGCTACTTCAGGAAAAGTTTTAGCTGACTTAGTTCATGAACATGATAGCTACATAGCTGCTGAAGGTGGCCGAGGGGGAAGAGGGAATACCCGGTTTGCTAATCCCAAAAATAAAGCTCCCAGATTCAGTGAGGACGGCAAGCCAGGTGAAGAGAAATGGATTGTACTAGAGTTAAAGGTTATGGCAGAAGTGGGTTTAATTGGTTATCCCAATGTGGGTAAATCTACTTTATTAAGTCAAGTCACCAAGGCTAGTCCCAAAATTGACAGTTATCACTTTACCACCCTCAATCCCAATTTGGGTGTAGTTGAATTAGAAGAGGGTAGTAGATTTGTCATGGCAGATATACCTGGTCTAATCGAAGGCGCTCATCAAGGAAGAGGATTAGGAGATCAATTTTTAAGGCATATAGAAAGAACGAAAATGTTAATTCACGTGATTGATATTGCCTCTATCGAGGGTAGAGATCCTGTTTTAGATATCGAAACAATCAATGAAGAATTAAAGGGTTATAATAGTAGGGTGATGGATAAACCTCAGGTGATCGCTGCTAATAAAATGGATTTAGGGGATCAGGCAGAAGAAAACCTCCAAAGATTGCTAGATAAAGTTAATTCAGACGAAATCCTGATACCTGAACAATACAAAAAAATCTTTCCTATCTCGGCTGCAACTGGAGAAGGGCTGAGGGAATTATTAGATTTTGTGGCAGAAAAAGTAGCACAACTACCTGATACTCATGATACCTTCGATATTGACTTGGAACTACCTGAATCTGAAGAAAACACTGACACAGAACAAGAAGCTTTATTCACCATGTCTCAAGATGATAAAATTGAAGAAAAACCAAAATCAGATTTTGGGATCAGAAAAGAAGGAGATATTTTCATTGTTAAACATGAAAAATTAGAGAAAATATTAAACGAAATAGATGTTCATACAGAGAAGGGAAGGCATTACTTTCAGGCTAAAGTTGACGAGTTTGGATTGGAAGAAGCTTTAGTAGATAAAGGAATCAAACCAGGTGATACTGTCAAAATTGGTAATGTAGAATTTGAATATCAGTAA
- the rsfS gene encoding ribosome silencing factor produces MQDSLQLAKNIAKKLDDKKGKDIVLLKVKDITLIADYFVIVTGTSTTHIQSLAENLISSLKEEDDFSPLHKEGLAEGNWILLDYDSVLVHIFLEDTREFYNLERLWGEAEEITL; encoded by the coding sequence TTGCAAGATTCTCTGCAATTAGCAAAAAACATAGCTAAAAAATTAGATGACAAGAAGGGAAAGGATATTGTACTTCTAAAAGTCAAGGATATCACCTTGATTGCTGATTATTTTGTGATTGTTACGGGAACTAGTACTACTCATATTCAATCCCTGGCGGAGAACCTGATTTCTTCATTGAAGGAAGAGGATGATTTTTCACCCTTACACAAAGAGGGCTTGGCAGAAGGGAATTGGATTTTGTTAGATTACGATTCTGTGTTAGTGCATATTTTCTTAGAGGATACAAGAGAGTTTTACAATTTGGAAAGACTATGGGGAGAAGCTGAAGAAATTACTCTTTAA
- a CDS encoding LCP family protein, with translation MENLDKYRKSNNRRKKRRKRTKIKKNRLVAVLVLVILFFFAGFVSRYLLIGSTLKTEANWVTALASQDTQEYDNTMISVINRENNLLEYVVIINQQQAESDFQEPKDLNLLFVPGETYLDTPGNDIETYMESYHDGVGKLLQTTKEYFGISIHNFIQVDQRTFEHLNHQLELEQQIELEELGYKFLDSGLERDEFQTKFNDTMESLVSFYLQVRNELGLFNRPAIRSYVGDKVETNLTWEELTEYIELYNNAFENEAFNLYTIPGERDQVNDHEYLVLDNDDLGIMVEQYFSGEVGSIPQEDITVEILNGCGIDGAATDLKSELEDQGFQVVRIGNADHFEYQSSQVIARTDLIEAAKEVALEISGADLLHDQQDDPEAQVTVIIGENYVQNNSEEKENNFE, from the coding sequence ATGGAGAATTTAGATAAGTATCGTAAATCTAATAATAGAAGGAAGAAGCGACGCAAGCGAACGAAAATAAAAAAGAATAGGTTAGTAGCTGTTTTGGTTTTGGTGATTTTATTTTTCTTTGCAGGTTTTGTTTCCAGATATCTGTTAATTGGCAGTACTTTAAAAACAGAGGCTAATTGGGTTACTGCTTTGGCTTCCCAGGATACACAGGAATATGACAATACCATGATTAGTGTAATAAATCGAGAAAATAATTTATTAGAATACGTAGTCATTATTAACCAACAGCAAGCAGAATCGGACTTCCAAGAACCAAAAGACTTAAATTTGCTCTTTGTTCCCGGTGAAACTTATTTAGATACACCTGGTAATGACATTGAAACTTATATGGAAAGCTATCACGATGGTGTGGGAAAATTATTACAAACAACAAAAGAGTACTTTGGGATTTCCATACATAATTTTATTCAAGTAGATCAACGCACTTTTGAACATTTGAATCACCAATTAGAATTAGAGCAACAAATTGAATTAGAAGAATTGGGTTATAAGTTTCTAGATAGTGGACTTGAGAGAGATGAATTCCAAACTAAGTTTAATGATACCATGGAATCGCTAGTATCCTTTTATTTACAAGTAAGAAATGAACTCGGGCTTTTTAACAGACCAGCTATTCGTTCATATGTAGGTGATAAGGTTGAAACTAATTTAACATGGGAAGAACTTACAGAATACATTGAACTATACAATAATGCATTTGAAAATGAAGCTTTTAATCTTTACACAATACCGGGAGAACGAGATCAGGTAAATGATCATGAGTATTTGGTACTTGATAACGATGACTTGGGAATCATGGTTGAACAGTACTTTTCCGGAGAAGTTGGGTCTATCCCCCAAGAAGATATAACAGTTGAAATTTTAAATGGTTGTGGCATAGATGGAGCTGCAACTGATCTTAAAAGTGAATTAGAAGATCAGGGCTTCCAAGTAGTTAGGATAGGTAATGCAGACCACTTTGAATATCAATCATCTCAAGTAATAGCTAGAACGGATTTAATAGAAGCAGCTAAGGAAGTGGCGTTAGAGATTTCTGGAGCAGATTTATTGCATGACCAACAAGATGATCCAGAAGCTCAAGTAACTGTAATAATAGGAGAAAATTATGTTCAAAACAACTCTGAAGAAAAGGAAAACAACTTTGAATAG